From Arctopsyche grandis isolate Sample6627 chromosome 12, ASM5162203v2, whole genome shotgun sequence, one genomic window encodes:
- the LOC143920560 gene encoding aldo-keto reductase AKR2E4-like isoform X1 — protein MRTSEPHSTDSSSTGHYTTDSMIKILLFVVFVSAATANPHFHGKAPRIELNDGNSMPTLGLGTSKGGVKGNEVQLAVEVAIDAGYRLIDTAQLYKSEDQVGRAVKNKILDGTVRREDLFILTKLWNDKHAKHLVVPALQESLKQLDLPYVDLFLIHWPVEDFPNNTFGETDYLDTWEGMEECKRLGLAKSIGVSNFNVEQLERLLAHAKVRPAANEIEVNPNLTQKKLTKYCKDRGIVIIAYAPLGSIPASKNNKDSPAPHLDDPLLTEIAEKYNKNTVQVVLRYLIDRGLVPIPKSTTPARIEQNIDLFDFCLTPQDIQLIDKFNKDYRTIDIPEWRSHKYYPF, from the exons ATGCGAACAAGCGAACCTCACTCGACAGATTCCTCTTCGACCGGCCACTACACCACTGACTCCATGATCAAGATACTCTTGTTTGTCGTCTTCGTCTCGGCGGCGACGGCT AATCCTCACTTCCATGGAAAAGCTCCAAGAATAGAATTAAACGATGGAAATTCTATGCCGACTCTCGGACTCGGTACAAGT AAAGGTGGCGTTAAAGGAAATGAAGTGCAACTCGCCGTTGAAGTGGCCATCGATGCCGGCTACAGACTCATCGATACTGCTCAATTGTACAAGAGCGAAGATCAAGTCGGAAGAGCTGTGAAGAATAAGATATTAGATGGCACTGTTAGACGTGAAGATTTGTTCATCTTAACCAAG CTATGGAATGACAAGCACGCTAAGCATTTAGTGGTGCCAGCACTCCAAGAATCTTTGAAGCAGTTGGACTTGCCCTACGTGGACTTGTTCCTCATCCATTGGCCGGTTGAAGacttt CCAAACAACACATTCGGCGAGACTGATTACTTGGATACTTGGGAAGGTATGGAAGAATGCAAGCGATTGGGTCTTGCAAAGTCCATTGGAGTATCAAATTTCAATGTGGAACAGCTTGAAAGACTTTTAGCTCACGCTAAAGTTCGACCTGCAGCCAATGAAATTGAA gtaaATCCCAACTTGACCCAAAAGAAGCTCACTAAGTACTGCAAAGATCGTGGAATCGTTATTATCGCTTATGCTCCCTTAGGATCTATCCCAGCATCTAAGAATAATAAAGATTCTCCAGCTCCCCATCTCGATGATCCTTTATTGACAGAAATCGCtgaaaagtataataaaaataccgtACAAGTGGTTCTGAGATATTTG ATTGACAGAGGCCTAGTACCCATTCCTAAATCAACGACTCCGGCAAGAATTGAGCAAAACATTGATCTGTTCGATTTCTGTCTAACTCCACAAGATATACAGCTGATTGATAAATTCAATAAGGATTACAGAACGATCGATATTCCTGAATGGAGATCCCACAAATACTATCCATTCTAA
- the LOC143920560 gene encoding aldo-keto reductase AKR2E4-like isoform X2 — protein sequence MIKILLFVVFVSAATANPHFHGKAPRIELNDGNSMPTLGLGTSVKGGVKGNEVQLAVEVAIDAGYRLIDTAQLYKSEDQVGRAVKNKILDGTVRREDLFILTKLWNDKHAKHLVVPALQESLKQLDLPYVDLFLIHWPVEDFPNNTFGETDYLDTWEGMEECKRLGLAKSIGVSNFNVEQLERLLAHAKVRPAANEIEVNPNLTQKKLTKYCKDRGIVIIAYAPLGSIPASKNNKDSPAPHLDDPLLTEIAEKYNKNTVQVVLRYLIDRGLVPIPKSTTPARIEQNIDLFDFCLTPQDIQLIDKFNKDYRTIDIPEWRSHKYYPF from the exons ATGATCAAGATACTCTTGTTTGTCGTCTTCGTCTCGGCGGCGACGGCT AATCCTCACTTCCATGGAAAAGCTCCAAGAATAGAATTAAACGATGGAAATTCTATGCCGACTCTCGGACTCGGTACAAGTGTG AAAGGTGGCGTTAAAGGAAATGAAGTGCAACTCGCCGTTGAAGTGGCCATCGATGCCGGCTACAGACTCATCGATACTGCTCAATTGTACAAGAGCGAAGATCAAGTCGGAAGAGCTGTGAAGAATAAGATATTAGATGGCACTGTTAGACGTGAAGATTTGTTCATCTTAACCAAG CTATGGAATGACAAGCACGCTAAGCATTTAGTGGTGCCAGCACTCCAAGAATCTTTGAAGCAGTTGGACTTGCCCTACGTGGACTTGTTCCTCATCCATTGGCCGGTTGAAGacttt CCAAACAACACATTCGGCGAGACTGATTACTTGGATACTTGGGAAGGTATGGAAGAATGCAAGCGATTGGGTCTTGCAAAGTCCATTGGAGTATCAAATTTCAATGTGGAACAGCTTGAAAGACTTTTAGCTCACGCTAAAGTTCGACCTGCAGCCAATGAAATTGAA gtaaATCCCAACTTGACCCAAAAGAAGCTCACTAAGTACTGCAAAGATCGTGGAATCGTTATTATCGCTTATGCTCCCTTAGGATCTATCCCAGCATCTAAGAATAATAAAGATTCTCCAGCTCCCCATCTCGATGATCCTTTATTGACAGAAATCGCtgaaaagtataataaaaataccgtACAAGTGGTTCTGAGATATTTG ATTGACAGAGGCCTAGTACCCATTCCTAAATCAACGACTCCGGCAAGAATTGAGCAAAACATTGATCTGTTCGATTTCTGTCTAACTCCACAAGATATACAGCTGATTGATAAATTCAATAAGGATTACAGAACGATCGATATTCCTGAATGGAGATCCCACAAATACTATCCATTCTAA
- the LOC143920562 gene encoding uncharacterized protein LOC143920562 — translation MSLQYLKLILLITITTNAVAAQIGKHCESEYQCTDEQICVSNLCVCKFNHIAKGIHCFREANFGEVCWFNEQCTDHRLICANTSVGIQRCICDMYHQYDYNVSECVLKANITDLLQERYDIHSQIVEGARSTFHGILITGLVVTGIGFSCMIIAIIYCFRMHISDTKLNRQVTILTNSVGKKPQASVKRSSEDTKKMNDAAIGPIFSDDLVIG, via the exons ATGTCGTTACAATATTTAAAGTTAATTTTGCTGATAACTATAACCACCAACGCTGTGGCGGCACAGATAG GAAAACATTGTGAAAGTGAATACCAATGTACTGACGAACAAATATGTGTATCGAACCTTTGCGTTTGCAAATTCAACCACATAGCCAAAGGAATACACTGTTTCCGAG AAGCCAACTTTGGTGAAGTGTGCTGGTTTAATGAACAGTGTACCGATCATCGTCTTATATGTGCGAACACTTCGGTTGGAATACAAAGGTGCATATGTGACAT GTATCACCAATATGATTACAACGTGTCGGAATGTGTATTGAAAGCAAACATTACTGATTTGCTACAAGAAAGATATGATATCCATA GCCAGATAGTCGAAGGAGCAAGGTCAACATTCCATGGAATTCTAATAACAGGGCTGGTTGTAACTGGAATTGGTTTTAGCTGTATGATAATAGCTATCATATATTGTTTTCGTATGCATATCAG CGACACGAAGCTGAACAGGCAAGTGACGATTTTGACGAACAGCGTGGGAAAAAAACCACAAGCTTCAGTGAAACGGTCATCAGAAGATACAAAGAAAATGAACGATGCCGCCATCGGTCCTATATTCTCGGACGATTTAGTCATTGGTTAA